One genomic segment of Peribacillus sp. FSL H8-0477 includes these proteins:
- a CDS encoding TetR/AcrR family transcriptional regulator produces the protein MTPRKVVENELTREIILDTARTLFADTGYQHVSMRKIATELGYSHGALYYHFRNKAEIFYAIILKDFELLDTELQSVFKMKGTDLEKGRQVLLSFIKFGMDHPNHYELMFLTKDKEVKSYLKQEPNKSYERFAKTIHQLTEQKAGPKEIWFVLLSVHGFVTVHSRNDQTYDEVKGLAETHVNLILKAVLA, from the coding sequence ATGACACCAAGAAAAGTAGTAGAAAATGAATTAACAAGAGAAATAATCTTGGATACAGCAAGAACTCTTTTTGCTGATACGGGCTATCAACATGTATCAATGAGGAAGATCGCAACCGAGTTAGGCTACTCCCATGGTGCACTCTATTATCATTTTCGAAATAAAGCAGAAATTTTTTATGCCATTATCTTAAAAGATTTTGAGTTACTAGACACAGAATTACAGAGTGTTTTCAAAATGAAAGGAACAGATCTTGAAAAAGGGAGACAGGTTTTGCTTAGCTTTATAAAATTCGGTATGGATCATCCAAATCATTATGAATTAATGTTTTTAACGAAAGATAAAGAAGTGAAGAGCTATTTAAAACAAGAACCGAATAAAAGCTATGAACGATTTGCTAAAACGATCCATCAGCTTACTGAGCAGAAGGCAGGTCCTAAAGAGATATGGTTTGTCCTGTTATCCGTTCATGGATTTGTAACAGTCCACAGCCGTAACGATCAAACATATGACGAAGTTAAAGGACTGGCTGAAACACATGTGAATTTGATTTTGAAGGCTGTTTTAGCCTGA
- a CDS encoding ammonium transporter, with the protein MQAADTVFMFLATMMVWIMTPGIALFYGGMVKSKNVLNTAMHSFMPMAVISILWVLVGYSLSFSPGNSFIGGFEWMGLNNVGFEPGPYSETIPHNLFMLFQMTFAVLTVSIIAGGIAERMKFSAFLLFTILWSLIVYAPIAHWVWGGGWLAQLGALDFAGGNVVHISSGVAGLVLAIMLGKRKGKSESAPHNLPLTFLGAALIWFGWYGFNVGSALSINEVAMNVFVNTAVAAAAGIIGWLLVEYIVNKKPTMLGALSGAIAGLVAITPACGFVTTPSSILIGGIGGAVCFWGVSYLKSKLGYDDALDAFGLHGIGGTWGGIATGLFATTKVNEAGADGLFAGDFNLLWKQLVAIIATYIFVAVLTFVIAKLVGFVTSLRVNEEDETMGLDLTLHGEKAYHESL; encoded by the coding sequence ATGCAAGCAGCAGATACGGTATTTATGTTTTTGGCAACAATGATGGTTTGGATTATGACACCAGGAATTGCACTTTTTTATGGGGGAATGGTAAAAAGTAAAAATGTCTTGAATACGGCTATGCATAGTTTTATGCCGATGGCGGTGATATCAATTCTGTGGGTGCTTGTGGGATACTCCTTATCTTTTTCACCGGGCAACTCATTTATTGGAGGATTTGAATGGATGGGTCTTAATAATGTAGGGTTTGAACCAGGACCTTATAGTGAGACAATTCCACATAATTTATTCATGTTATTTCAAATGACTTTTGCGGTTTTAACAGTTTCCATTATTGCAGGCGGAATCGCTGAACGTATGAAGTTTTCAGCATTCTTACTTTTCACAATCTTATGGTCGTTAATTGTTTATGCTCCAATTGCTCACTGGGTTTGGGGAGGCGGCTGGTTAGCTCAACTGGGTGCTTTAGATTTTGCGGGAGGAAACGTCGTTCATATTTCTTCTGGTGTAGCAGGTCTTGTATTAGCGATCATGCTTGGGAAACGGAAAGGTAAATCGGAAAGTGCGCCGCATAATCTGCCTTTAACATTTCTTGGAGCAGCGCTAATCTGGTTTGGGTGGTATGGATTTAACGTTGGAAGTGCTCTTTCTATTAATGAAGTCGCTATGAATGTTTTTGTGAATACAGCGGTCGCAGCAGCAGCCGGTATCATTGGATGGTTGTTAGTTGAATATATTGTAAACAAAAAGCCAACGATGTTAGGTGCACTATCTGGGGCAATTGCGGGTCTTGTAGCGATAACGCCAGCATGTGGATTCGTAACCACACCATCATCCATTCTAATTGGAGGTATCGGTGGGGCGGTTTGTTTCTGGGGCGTTTCCTATCTGAAAAGCAAGCTTGGTTATGACGATGCATTAGATGCTTTTGGTCTGCATGGAATCGGCGGAACATGGGGCGGTATCGCTACAGGTTTGTTCGCTACAACTAAAGTAAATGAAGCAGGAGCAGATGGCTTATTTGCAGGAGATTTCAATTTACTTTGGAAACAGCTCGTTGCTATTATTGCTACTTATATTTTCGTAGCTGTACTAACCTTTGTTATTGCTAAGCTGGTTGGTTTTGTAACCTCTCTACGGGTTAACGAAGAAGATGAAACAATGGGCTTAGATTTAACGCTTCATGGTGAAAAAGCATATCACGAATCATTATAG
- a CDS encoding carboxymuconolactone decarboxylase family protein: MTKSLYQKEHLVHLNRIKNLAPEQLHAFAEFNSTVLKEGALSRKEKEIIAVAIAHVTECPYCIDIHTNSAKAEGATLEELVEAVFVVSGLEAGSAVTHSTHMSNALDTDANDALYNRSNLKNLDQLKAAAPEGFAAYSQFSAAAMKAGTLTAKFKEIIAVAVAHATQCPYCIDVHTKNADKQGATKEELAEAVLVTAALLAGGAYAHITNLIESYGE, encoded by the coding sequence ATGACTAAGAGCTTATATCAAAAAGAACATTTAGTGCATTTAAACAGGATTAAGAATTTGGCTCCTGAACAACTACATGCTTTTGCTGAGTTCAATTCCACAGTATTAAAAGAAGGTGCGTTAAGCCGAAAAGAAAAAGAAATTATTGCCGTTGCAATTGCTCATGTAACAGAATGTCCATATTGTATTGATATTCACACGAACAGTGCCAAAGCCGAAGGAGCAACGCTCGAAGAACTCGTTGAAGCCGTATTTGTTGTATCCGGCTTGGAAGCAGGCAGTGCGGTTACACACAGCACTCATATGTCAAACGCCCTTGATACCGATGCAAATGATGCACTTTACAATCGATCCAATTTGAAAAACCTTGATCAATTAAAAGCAGCCGCACCTGAAGGATTTGCTGCCTATTCTCAATTCAGTGCAGCCGCGATGAAAGCAGGTACCTTAACCGCTAAATTCAAAGAAATTATTGCTGTTGCAGTCGCTCATGCAACACAATGCCCATATTGCATTGATGTTCATACTAAGAATGCGGATAAACAAGGTGCTACTAAGGAAGAACTCGCGGAAGCTGTCCTTGTCACCGCAGCCTTACTTGCCGGTGGAGCGTATGCGCATATAACCAATTTAATCGAAAGCTACGGCGAATAA
- a CDS encoding NAD-dependent succinate-semialdehyde dehydrogenase has translation MKDYGMYVNGEWSDFNLDKIEVKNPANGEVVGTVPNGGTAEAKKAADAAFQALKGWSALSVYERSDLIWKWHHLINEHKDEIARVMTLEQGKPLKEAIGEMTYANGFLSWYAEEGKRIYGETIPSSQTNKRLFVIKQPVGVVAAITPWNFPAAMITRKVGPALAAGCTVLVKPAGLTPLTALKMVELADQAGIPKGVINIVTGKSSEIGNTWLEDSRVRKLTFTGSTEVGKELMKGSADTVKKISLELGGHAPVIVLEDADLDKAVEGVISSKFRNAGQTCVCSNRVYVHESIYEGFIEKLTKQVRTLKVGNGLDEGVDIGPLINQDAVDKVMSQIDDALNKGAKLEAGGKSKGGFFIEPTIISNIDDSMLCMKDETFGPLAPIASFKTEEEAIERANNSIYGLAAYVFTENISRGIRVTEALEYGIIGLNDGIPSTPQAPFGGFKQSGLGREGGHHGIEEYLEVKYISLGL, from the coding sequence ATGAAAGACTATGGAATGTACGTAAATGGAGAATGGTCTGATTTCAATCTGGACAAAATCGAAGTAAAAAACCCTGCAAACGGTGAGGTTGTCGGTACAGTTCCAAATGGCGGCACAGCGGAAGCTAAAAAAGCTGCTGATGCGGCATTCCAAGCCTTAAAAGGCTGGTCTGCATTGTCTGTTTATGAACGGTCAGACCTTATTTGGAAATGGCATCACTTAATAAATGAACATAAAGATGAAATTGCACGTGTAATGACGCTCGAACAAGGTAAACCTTTAAAGGAAGCAATTGGTGAAATGACTTATGCCAATGGTTTTTTATCCTGGTATGCGGAAGAAGGCAAACGCATTTATGGGGAAACCATCCCTTCTTCTCAAACGAATAAACGCTTATTCGTTATAAAACAGCCTGTAGGCGTTGTGGCTGCTATTACACCTTGGAATTTCCCAGCGGCCATGATTACCCGCAAAGTGGGACCTGCACTTGCAGCCGGATGTACCGTTCTTGTCAAGCCTGCTGGTTTAACCCCTCTAACAGCCTTAAAGATGGTAGAACTAGCTGATCAAGCAGGCATTCCAAAAGGTGTCATCAATATCGTAACAGGCAAATCTTCTGAAATCGGAAATACTTGGCTAGAAGACAGCCGTGTTCGGAAGCTTACCTTCACCGGTTCTACTGAAGTTGGTAAGGAGTTAATGAAGGGCTCAGCTGATACTGTTAAGAAAATTTCTCTTGAACTTGGAGGACATGCCCCTGTTATCGTACTTGAAGATGCAGATCTAGATAAAGCTGTAGAAGGAGTCATCAGTTCGAAGTTCAGAAACGCCGGACAAACCTGTGTCTGCTCAAATCGTGTGTATGTCCATGAGTCGATTTATGAAGGATTTATTGAGAAATTGACCAAACAAGTACGTACACTTAAGGTTGGCAATGGACTAGATGAGGGCGTAGATATTGGACCGCTTATCAACCAAGATGCTGTTGATAAAGTCATGAGTCAGATTGATGATGCACTCAATAAAGGTGCAAAACTTGAAGCTGGCGGTAAGTCTAAGGGAGGCTTCTTTATCGAGCCGACCATTATCTCTAATATCGATGATAGTATGCTCTGTATGAAGGATGAAACATTCGGACCCCTTGCTCCTATAGCTTCTTTTAAAACAGAAGAAGAGGCGATTGAACGTGCAAATAACTCTATCTACGGACTTGCAGCTTATGTATTTACTGAAAACATCAGCCGTGGAATCCGAGTGACTGAAGCTCTTGAATATGGCATTATTGGCTTAAATGATGGAATTCCCTCTACTCCACAGGCACCATTCGGAGGATTCAAACAAAGCGGTCTCGGACGCGAAGGCGGTCATCATGGAATTGAAGAGTACTTGGAAGTGAAATATATTTCACTAGGATTATAA
- a CDS encoding SDR family NAD(P)-dependent oxidoreductase yields MKKVIVLGATGGMGSALVNELVDKGIAVTAFARNKTRLEKMFGHYEQIQIISGDVFNLKQLTDAVENMDVIFHAVNIPYQEWAEKQPLLMANILKAAKKTGAKLALVDNIYAYGRSEGAPINEHHEKNPHTKKGKIRLRLEQMAKESEVPLFIAHFPDFYGPNGNSLLNYTFENMVKNKRAMFIGNQELAREYIYIPDGAKAMVELAMKNRFDGGNWNITGSGVITGKEIIEIAREHLGYTKRVSTAGINVFRLLGIFDKFMAECKEMLYLTDEAVILDGKKYEKAMGHLPKTSYVQGIESTLKSIKTKYS; encoded by the coding sequence ATGAAAAAGGTCATCGTTTTAGGAGCAACCGGAGGTATGGGAAGTGCACTTGTAAATGAACTAGTTGATAAAGGAATCGCTGTAACGGCATTTGCCAGAAATAAGACCAGGTTAGAGAAAATGTTTGGTCACTATGAACAAATACAGATAATTTCCGGGGATGTGTTTAATCTGAAGCAATTAACAGATGCGGTTGAAAATATGGATGTGATTTTTCATGCTGTAAATATTCCATACCAGGAATGGGCGGAGAAGCAACCGCTGTTAATGGCTAATATTTTAAAAGCGGCAAAAAAAACTGGGGCGAAGCTCGCGCTCGTAGATAATATATATGCTTATGGCAGAAGTGAGGGGGCGCCAATAAATGAGCATCACGAAAAAAATCCTCATACGAAGAAAGGGAAAATTCGTTTACGGCTCGAACAAATGGCGAAGGAATCAGAAGTACCCTTATTCATCGCTCATTTTCCAGACTTTTATGGTCCAAATGGGAACAGCCTGCTCAATTACACTTTCGAAAATATGGTGAAAAACAAACGAGCGATGTTCATTGGGAACCAGGAACTTGCAAGGGAATATATCTATATCCCAGATGGAGCAAAGGCAATGGTTGAATTAGCCATGAAAAATCGCTTTGATGGTGGAAACTGGAACATTACTGGATCAGGCGTAATCACTGGGAAGGAAATTATCGAGATTGCAAGAGAGCACCTTGGATACACCAAGCGTGTGTCAACAGCTGGCATAAATGTATTCAGGTTGTTAGGGATCTTCGATAAATTCATGGCGGAATGTAAAGAAATGTTGTATTTAACTGACGAGGCTGTCATTTTGGATGGGAAAAAGTATGAAAAAGCGATGGGGCACTTGCCTAAAACAAGTTATGTACAGGGCATAGAATCTACACTGAAGAGCATCAAAACAAAGTATTCCTAA
- a CDS encoding acetyl-CoA hydrolase/transferase family protein produces the protein MNESVFNLVRNENLQDKIVTAEEAALWIEHDMTLGLSGFTRAGDAKAIPMALVERAKREKSLFKVNVFTGASLGPEVDHFMAEAGIINKRLPFQADSSMRSKINSGDVVYIDQHLSHTAELIRNEVLEEIDFAIIEALAITEDGMIIPTTSLGNSAIFAQRAKNIIIELNVSHSGSLEGIHDVYLPAKQGEREPIPLTKVDDRIGTIGIPVDIEKIKGVVVTFQPDASSTIVPPDEETQEIADHLLTLLREEIKAGRLTEKLAPLQSGIGSVANAVFHGFLDSEFTELEVYSEVLQDAVFDLLDAGKVKFASGCSITLSEEKGHQVYQNLDQYRDKLVLRPQEISNSPEIIRRLGLISINTAVECDIYGNVNSTHICGTKMMNGIGGSGDFARNAGLSIFVTKSIAKHGAVSSIVPFASHVDHTEHDVDVIITEQGYADLRGLSPRERVHVIINNCSHPMYRKQLLDYFEEALERGGQTPHVLEKAFSWHTNFAKNGTMLQEEGQLTGKH, from the coding sequence ATGAACGAAAGCGTTTTCAATTTAGTACGAAACGAAAATCTTCAAGATAAAATTGTTACTGCTGAAGAAGCAGCTTTGTGGATAGAGCATGACATGACCTTAGGATTAAGCGGATTTACACGTGCTGGTGATGCAAAGGCTATTCCAATGGCTCTTGTTGAGCGTGCCAAACGTGAAAAAAGTCTTTTTAAAGTGAATGTTTTCACGGGGGCTTCTTTAGGCCCTGAAGTTGACCACTTTATGGCTGAAGCTGGAATCATAAATAAACGTCTTCCCTTTCAAGCGGACAGCAGTATGCGAAGTAAAATCAATTCAGGGGATGTAGTGTATATTGATCAGCATCTTTCGCATACGGCTGAATTAATTCGTAATGAAGTTCTCGAGGAAATTGATTTTGCTATTATAGAGGCCTTAGCCATTACCGAAGATGGAATGATTATTCCTACAACTTCTTTAGGAAACTCGGCCATCTTCGCTCAACGTGCAAAAAATATTATTATTGAATTAAACGTTTCACATTCTGGATCTTTAGAAGGAATCCACGATGTGTATTTACCTGCTAAACAAGGTGAACGCGAACCAATCCCATTGACAAAGGTTGATGACCGCATTGGAACCATCGGGATACCTGTAGATATTGAAAAAATAAAAGGGGTTGTCGTCACCTTCCAGCCTGATGCATCATCTACTATTGTTCCTCCTGATGAAGAAACGCAAGAGATTGCAGATCATTTGTTAACGTTACTTCGTGAAGAAATAAAAGCTGGCAGATTGACAGAAAAACTGGCTCCGCTTCAATCAGGAATAGGCTCAGTTGCTAATGCGGTTTTCCATGGTTTTTTAGATTCGGAATTTACCGAGTTAGAAGTGTATTCAGAGGTCTTGCAGGACGCTGTATTTGATTTATTGGATGCTGGAAAGGTAAAATTTGCCTCAGGATGCTCCATTACCTTGTCTGAGGAAAAAGGACATCAGGTTTATCAAAACCTTGATCAATACCGAGATAAGCTCGTCTTGCGGCCGCAGGAAATATCAAATTCTCCTGAAATCATTCGCCGTTTAGGCTTGATTTCAATTAATACAGCAGTTGAATGTGATATTTATGGGAATGTTAATTCCACACATATTTGCGGAACAAAAATGATGAATGGGATTGGCGGCTCTGGTGACTTTGCCCGTAATGCTGGTCTGAGCATTTTTGTGACAAAATCTATCGCCAAGCATGGTGCCGTTTCAAGCATTGTTCCATTTGCCTCACATGTAGACCATACCGAACATGATGTAGATGTAATCATAACAGAACAAGGCTATGCAGATTTGCGCGGGCTTTCGCCTAGAGAGCGGGTTCATGTTATCATTAACAACTGTTCGCATCCCATGTATCGTAAACAACTTCTGGATTATTTTGAAGAAGCACTTGAAAGAGGGGGTCAAACACCGCATGTATTAGAAAAGGCCTTCTCGTGGCATACTAATTTCGCTAAAAATGGAACCATGCTGCAAGAAGAAGGTCAATTGACTGGCAAACACTAA
- a CDS encoding LytTR family DNA-binding domain-containing protein codes for MDRFTVSSVMNVIGDFFPKETSIAVSNDREFIYYQPSKKVDLGIKPGDNINEDTVTYKALAAQQKVAEFIDNNAFGTPYYGMSVPIFEGVFPKGCVTAIMPSKPYLLSSTFLTIKTDESWVPVPFEEIIFLEAQNRKTRIQSGRGKGSHKLNLSELELILPTEQFIRVHRSYIVNVNFIAEILPDFHSTFLLIMKNQTKIQVSQTYASQFRRALGF; via the coding sequence ATGGATCGATTTACAGTTTCTTCTGTTATGAATGTTATCGGGGATTTCTTTCCCAAAGAAACTTCGATTGCGGTTTCTAATGACAGAGAATTTATATATTACCAGCCAAGTAAAAAAGTAGACTTGGGAATTAAGCCAGGAGACAATATAAATGAAGATACTGTTACGTATAAAGCCTTAGCTGCTCAGCAAAAAGTGGCTGAGTTTATTGATAATAATGCATTTGGTACTCCATATTACGGGATGTCAGTACCTATTTTTGAAGGCGTTTTTCCAAAGGGCTGTGTGACAGCGATTATGCCTTCTAAACCATATCTTCTTTCAAGTACGTTCCTTACGATTAAAACAGATGAGTCATGGGTTCCGGTGCCTTTCGAAGAAATTATCTTCTTAGAAGCACAAAACAGAAAAACAAGAATTCAATCAGGAAGAGGAAAAGGTTCGCATAAGTTGAATCTAAGTGAATTAGAACTTATCCTTCCAACTGAACAATTTATCCGCGTTCACCGTTCATATATTGTGAATGTGAATTTTATTGCTGAAATTTTACCTGATTTTCACTCAACCTTCTTACTGATTATGAAAAATCAGACGAAGATACAAGTTAGTCAGACATACGCCAGCCAATTCCGAAGAGCATTAGGATTTTAA
- a CDS encoding P-II family nitrogen regulator, protein MGELLTKIEIITKTDKFDAFKQEMAKIGVSGITVSNVLGTGLQKGYVETYRGVKREITLHDRLKIEIVVCEVPVADVVSIASKLFKTGKPGDGKIFIYELGNVINIRTGSEGHAALKNEPV, encoded by the coding sequence ATGGGAGAGCTACTAACGAAAATTGAGATTATCACAAAAACAGATAAGTTTGATGCCTTTAAACAAGAAATGGCGAAAATAGGCGTTAGTGGAATTACCGTTTCAAATGTTTTAGGTACAGGGCTGCAAAAAGGATATGTTGAGACTTATAGAGGTGTCAAACGTGAAATTACTCTACACGATCGGCTTAAAATAGAAATTGTTGTCTGTGAGGTACCTGTTGCTGACGTGGTGAGTATTGCCAGTAAACTATTCAAAACAGGAAAACCAGGAGACGGCAAAATCTTTATTTATGAATTAGGCAATGTAATAAATATCAGAACGGGTTCAGAAGGGCATGCTGCACTTAAAAATGAACCTGTATAA
- a CDS encoding TerD family protein: MGVTLSKGQKVDLTKSHPGLQSVIVGLGWDVNQFGGSYDLDASAFLTGVDGKVQSDLDFVFYNNPSGGNGSIQYSGDNRTGAGADDDEQIRINVGQVPAQIQRIAFSITIHDAHLKNQNFGQVSNAYVRVVNAETNEELIRFNLGQDFTVETAIVAAELYRHNGEWKFNAIASGFQGGLNALCRNFGVTVDDAPAPTPPPIQQQNYQQPTQQHSNFQQPSQNYNPPAAFNSGPPQTLTNTQGATGTYGGDEIRCTRCQSTNVTTGKKGFGLGKAAVGGLILGPVGLLGGFIGKGKINFSCNSCGNKWSPSQTDYTEWAVQQKRKAQEVFTRFKSQDTMDAVVAACALVAMADGQLDASERQKMTEFVTQSEELRVFDNQKVLSQFNLFVQKIERDQIIGRADAFKALGRIKSKPEVARLVARYCIAIGYADGNFDPNEQRVVREICFELGLNPDEFLS, from the coding sequence ATGGGGGTTACCCTTAGCAAAGGTCAAAAAGTAGACCTTACCAAGTCACATCCAGGATTACAAAGTGTAATTGTAGGACTAGGATGGGATGTTAATCAGTTTGGTGGTAGTTATGATCTAGATGCATCCGCTTTCTTAACAGGTGTTGATGGAAAAGTGCAAAGTGACCTTGACTTTGTATTCTATAACAATCCCTCTGGCGGAAATGGATCCATCCAGTACAGCGGAGATAATCGTACAGGCGCAGGGGCTGATGATGACGAACAAATTCGAATAAATGTTGGACAAGTACCAGCCCAAATTCAGCGAATAGCCTTTTCCATTACTATTCATGATGCACATTTAAAAAATCAAAATTTCGGACAAGTGTCTAATGCTTATGTCAGAGTAGTCAATGCGGAAACAAACGAAGAACTCATTCGATTTAATCTTGGACAAGACTTCACTGTTGAAACAGCCATCGTAGCTGCTGAACTCTATCGTCATAATGGCGAATGGAAATTTAATGCTATCGCTAGTGGATTCCAAGGAGGCCTCAATGCCTTATGCCGCAATTTCGGTGTGACGGTTGATGATGCACCAGCACCAACACCTCCTCCAATTCAGCAGCAGAATTATCAGCAGCCAACTCAACAGCATTCGAACTTCCAACAGCCTAGCCAGAATTATAACCCGCCTGCCGCGTTTAATTCAGGTCCTCCTCAAACGTTAACGAACACTCAAGGTGCAACAGGTACATATGGCGGTGATGAAATTCGCTGTACCCGCTGCCAATCTACTAACGTTACTACAGGGAAAAAAGGGTTTGGTTTGGGAAAAGCAGCAGTTGGCGGGTTAATTCTTGGACCTGTCGGATTATTAGGTGGTTTTATTGGAAAAGGGAAAATCAATTTCTCGTGCAATAGCTGTGGAAATAAGTGGTCTCCATCTCAAACAGATTATACAGAATGGGCTGTGCAGCAAAAACGAAAAGCCCAGGAAGTCTTTACCCGTTTCAAGAGTCAAGATACTATGGATGCTGTTGTTGCCGCATGCGCATTAGTGGCAATGGCTGATGGACAACTTGACGCTTCTGAACGCCAAAAGATGACTGAATTTGTCACTCAAAGTGAAGAATTACGCGTCTTCGATAACCAGAAAGTCCTTTCTCAATTTAATCTTTTTGTACAGAAGATTGAAAGAGATCAAATTATTGGACGAGCAGACGCTTTTAAAGCACTAGGAAGAATTAAATCTAAACCTGAAGTTGCGCGCCTCGTAGCCCGCTATTGTATTGCAATTGGTTACGCAGACGGTAATTTTGATCCTAATGAACAACGCGTAGTTAGAGAGATTTGCTTTGAATTAGGATTAAATCCTGATGAATTTCTTTCTTGA